The Cytobacillus firmus genome segment TTTCTTCAGATTGGCCAGCTGCAGCTTTATCAGCTGATTCCTCTTTTGAAGCTTCTTCGGCAGATCCACATGCGGCAAGCATTAATACCATAGCTGTTAACATTGCATAAAATATCTTTTTCATTTCTCTTAACTCTCCCTTTTTATATTTTATTGATATCGATTATCATTATCAATTATGTTGATAATTATTATTGAATAATCTTTATTAGTCAATAACTTTTCGTAAATTTTATTAAATTATTTTCCAGTATTACAAAAACCTGACACAAAAGATAAGCTATCCCTGGAGAAAGACAACCAATTTCTCCAAGAATATGCTGCTTATGTATGTGAGTTAAAATAGACACAGATCCTGCAGCCATTCTGTTCTTGTATAGGAATATCCATATCATAAATTTCACGAAGCACATCAGAATTAATGATTTCCCGGGTCGGCCCATTTTTCATCAGCCGGCCATTTTTTAACGCTACGATACGATCAGAATAAACAGATGCAAAATTTATGTCATGCAAAACAATGACAACTGTCTTTCCAAGTTCATCAACCAGCTTGCGCAAGATTTTCATAATCTGAACAGAATGCTTCATATCCAGATTATTTAAAGGCTCATCCAGCAGGATATAATCCGTATCCTGAGCAATGACCATGGCAATAAATGCCCTCTGCTTCTGACCGCCTGATAATTCATCTAAATACTTAGTTTCCATATCAGCTAAATTCATATATTCAATGGCTTGATCAACAAACTTTTCGTCTGCAGCGGACAAACGTCCTTTTGAATAGGGGTAGCGCCCAAAAGACACCAGCTCACGCACTGTTAATCTCACATTAAGGTAGTTGGCCTGTTTCAAAATGGATACTCTTTTTGCAAAATCCGAAGACTTCCACTTTTTCACATTATT includes the following:
- a CDS encoding iron ABC transporter ATP-binding protein — encoded protein: MIEIKGLTKQFGKKPVVEDVTVTIEPGTITSFIGPNGAGKSTLLSMVSRLLEADTGEVLLDQNNVKKWKSSDFAKRVSILKQANYLNVRLTVRELVSFGRYPYSKGRLSAADEKFVDQAIEYMNLADMETKYLDELSGGQKQRAFIAMVIAQDTDYILLDEPLNNLDMKHSVQIMKILRKLVDELGKTVVIVLHDINFASVYSDRIVALKNGRLMKNGPTREIINSDVLREIYDMDIPIQEQNGCRICVYFNSHT